Proteins encoded by one window of Cheilinus undulatus linkage group 13, ASM1832078v1, whole genome shotgun sequence:
- the rnf182 gene encoding E3 ubiquitin-protein ligase RNF182: protein MMMELQGPEDGGGGGRGGGGGHVKVLSAEELECKICYCAYNFGSRRPKVLECCHRLCAKCLAKILDLGELPPNAIVCPFCRYVTRLPGEAVSSLPDDCNLVAALTLQRRNQRNIQIHQETTTELLLSPGRLSSLMGSNPPLTSPSSSSSSSSASSSTTYSSIRGSPNFVVITIMEPPPVPAATQDLHFHRGSRYRSSSLDSMASITQRWTVWNCAALLCQTSARALVWVLGLLYFSSLPMGVYLLIMQRTTIGVLLVSLVPASLVMIMVYGFCQCVCQELWDCIPS, encoded by the coding sequence atgatgatggagcTGCAGGGCCCTGAAGATGGCGGTGGTGGAGggagaggtggtggtggtggacaCGTGAAGGTACTGAGCGCCGAGGAGTTGGAGTGTAAAATCTGCTACTGTGCGTACAACTTTGGGAGTCGCAGGCCGAAGGTGCTGGAGTGCTGCCACCGCCTGTGCGCTAAATGCCTCGCTAAGATCCTCGATCTCGGAGAGTTGCCACCAAACGCCATTGTCTGCCCTTTCTGCCGCTACGTTACCCGGCTCCCAGGAGAGGCGGTGAGCAGCCTGCCGGATGATTGCAACCTGGTGGCGGCGCTGACCCTCCAAAGACGGAATCAGAGGAACATTCAGATCCACCAGGAGACGACCACAGAGCTGCTCCTCAGTCCTGGACGTTTGAGCTCCCTGATGGGGAGCAACCCACCTTTGACGtccccttcctcctcttcctcttcgtcCTCTGCATCTTCTTCTACAACCTACTCCTCCATCCGGGGCTCCCCTAACTTTGTAGTCATCACCATCATGGAGCCCCCGCCGGTGCCCGCAGCCACCCAGGACCTCCACTTCCACCGTGGATCTCGCTACCGCTCATCCAGTCTGGACTCCATGGCGTCCATCACTCAGAGGTGGACCGTGTGGAACTGTGCGGCCCTGCTGTGTCAGACGTCGGCCCGGGCGCTGGTGTGGGTGCTGGGGCTGCTGTACTTCAGCTCTCTGCCCATGGGAGTCTACCTTCTCATCATGCAGAGGACGACAATCGGGGTGCTGCTGGTGAGTCTGGTTCCGGCCAGTCTCGTCATGATCATGGTCTACGGGTTCTGCCAGTGCGTCTGCCAGGAGCTGTGGGACTGCATACCTTCATAA